A stretch of Aedes aegypti strain LVP_AGWG chromosome 2, AaegL5.0 Primary Assembly, whole genome shotgun sequence DNA encodes these proteins:
- the LOC5565878 gene encoding NEDD8 — protein sequence MLIKVKTLTGKEIEIDIEPTDKVDRIKERVEEKEGIPPQQQRLIFSGKQMNDDKTAQDYKVQGGSVLHLVLALRGGHL from the exons ATGCTGATCAAAGTGAAG ACCCTTACCGGAAAGGAAATCGAGATCGACATCGAGCCCACGGATAAAGTGGACCGGATCAAGGAACGAGTCGAGGAGAAGGAAGGAATTCCCCCTCAGCAGCAGCGTCTCATTTTCTCGGGCAAGCAAAT GAATGACGATAAAACAGCCCAGGATTACAAAGTGCAGGGCGGTTCGGTGCTCCACTTGGTCCTGGCCCTCCGCGGAGGTCATCTGTGA
- the LOC5565923 gene encoding KRR1 small subunit processome component homolog, translating to MSDSESDTNDQAGDIEHFSGPVENAWLLKIPEFKKEDNPQGLAEESSFSCLFPKYREKYIKECWPLVEKALDGHHLKAELDLIQGNMTVKTTRNTWDPFIILKARDLIKLLSRSVPFEQAVKVLDDEISCDIIKIKNLVRNKAKFVKRRNRLIGPNGCTLKSLELLTNCYVLVQGATVSAIGPYKGLQCVRKVVEETMKNIHPIYNIKALMIKRELMKDDKLKEENWERFLPKFQSKNTTKRKKPKEQKKKKEYTPFPPPLLESKVDKELASGEYFLTEAQKKAKRMQERREKEQKSSNVQKQRREKDFVAPDESKPKPKGDARNSDKVDVKALKSKIAKANKKAKMVK from the coding sequence ATGAGTGACTCGGAATCGGATACCAACGATCAAGCCGGGGACATCGAGCACTTCAGCGGACCGGTGGAGAATGCGTGGCTGCTGAAAATCCCCGAGTTCAAGAAGGAAGATAACCCCCAAGGACTGGCCGAAGAAAGTTCCTTCTCCTGCCTGTTCCCGAAGTATCGGGAAAAGTACATCAAGGAATGTTGGCCACTGGTCGAGAAGGCTCTGGACGGGCACCACCTGAAGGCGGAACTGGATTTGATTCAGGGTAACATGACGGTGAAGACCACCCGAAATACATGGGATCCATTCATCATTCTGAAGGCCAGGGATTTGATTAAGCTGTTGTCCAGATCGGTTCCCTTCGAACAGGCCGTGAAGGTTTTGGACGATGAAATAAGCTGCGACATCATTAAGATTAAGAATCTGGTTCGGAACAAGGCCaaatttgttaagagacgaaaTCGATTGATTGGACCTAACGGATGTACGTTGAAGTCTCTGGAATTACTGACCAATTGTTACGTTTTGGTCCAGGGAGCAACGGTATCTGCTATTGGACCATACAAGGGCCTTCAGTGTGTGAGAAAAGTCGTTGAGGAAACGATGAAGAACATTCACCCAATTTACAACATCAAAGCTCTGATGATAAAACGAGAACTGATGAAGGACGACAAACTGAAGGAGGAGAATTGGGAACGGTTTCTTCCGAAATTCCAGTCCAAGAACACGACCAAACGTAAGAAGCCCAAAGAGcagaagaaaaagaaggaaTACACACCTTTCCCTCCGCCACTGCTTGAAAGTAAAGTCGATAAAGAGTTGGCTTCCGGTGAATATTTCCTCACCGAAGCACAGAAAAAGGCGAAACGGATGCAGGAGCGACGGGAGAAGGAACAGAAAAGCTCCAACGTCCAGAAGCAGCGGCGAGAGAAGGACTTTGTGGCTCCGGATGAGAGCAAACCGAAACCGAAGGGTGATGCGAGGAATAGCGATAAGGTTGATGTGAAAGCGTTGAAGTCCAAAATTGCTAAGGCGAATAAGAAAGCGAAAATGGttaaataa